Proteins from one Thermococcus sp. M36 genomic window:
- a CDS encoding phosphate uptake regulator PhoU, with the protein MEFRKIQFTGRSSYIISLPKKWVREHNLSQGDVVPLAINPDGSITIFPKEPREVSEKKILTISREYSPDMAVRLVISAYIQGYDVLEINLSGEMPLYKVKIRKVLQSLPGVEIILDEPQRIVAKSLLDEEEVNLAELLNRIRSLIISMLGDLELLIQDPDNSEILRDINDLENELDRFYFLIIRAVNRLLNKRGVTEESGIIKRTFDLLGILFIVRNIERIGDHIMRIAENPGEVNIQYLKEKFDQMIAQIEERDLGRIDRLMLELKDEIRSIDYRQSIALESYRRILEYLENIGETVINMALS; encoded by the coding sequence ATGGAGTTCAGGAAGATCCAATTTACCGGGAGGAGTTCATACATAATATCCCTGCCCAAAAAATGGGTTCGTGAGCACAACCTCAGCCAGGGGGATGTGGTTCCCCTCGCAATAAACCCCGACGGGAGCATAACCATCTTCCCGAAGGAACCAAGGGAGGTCAGCGAGAAGAAAATACTCACGATTTCCCGCGAGTACTCCCCGGACATGGCGGTCAGGCTGGTCATATCGGCGTACATCCAGGGCTACGACGTCCTTGAGATAAACCTCTCCGGGGAGATGCCCCTTTATAAGGTCAAAATCAGGAAAGTCCTCCAGAGCCTTCCGGGCGTGGAGATAATCCTCGACGAGCCCCAGAGAATAGTCGCCAAGAGCCTCCTCGATGAGGAGGAGGTGAATCTCGCGGAGCTCCTCAACAGGATACGATCGCTCATAATCTCCATGCTCGGCGACCTTGAACTGCTCATCCAGGATCCGGACAACTCCGAGATCCTGCGTGATATAAATGACCTTGAAAACGAGCTGGACAGGTTTTATTTCCTCATCATACGGGCTGTTAACAGGCTCCTCAACAAAAGGGGGGTCACGGAGGAGAGCGGCATAATAAAAAGGACTTTTGACCTCCTCGGTATACTGTTCATAGTGCGCAACATAGAGCGCATAGGGGATCACATCATGAGGATAGCCGAAAACCCCGGGGAGGTGAACATCCAGTACCTTAAGGAAAAGTTTGACCAGATGATAGCCCAAATAGAGGAGAGGGATCTTGGCAGGATAGATAGGCTCATGCTGGAGCTCAAGGACGAGATACGTTCGATAGACTATCGCCAGTCCATAGCCCTTGAAAGCTACCGCAGGATACTGGAGTACCTTGAGAACATAGGGGAAACGGTAATCAATATGGCCCTGAGCTGA
- a CDS encoding MFS transporter yields the protein MLQGYSRDARILIAANAAGQLFLQFSIFIMPFYLAVLGYDMAAMGTFFSIQTFTGGLFFLLAGHISLKLGYRKTLILSALLGLAGRLLQVAALSPYVLALGFFLVGANMGLRQPNFTALLSEEVSEEQRHHAFSISFGIGTIFNALGVLIAGFAPDFLIRLGMSEGIAYRLVISLALLQFLVVIPALLVIHDVPVKNPRINWNRELVIKILKFSLPSALIGFGAGITIPYMSLYFKLQFGQTLAAISGIFFFQQLAMGLGSFVLPRLVHRIGPVKVITSFQSVAAFLFGIFPSIETFLLAALLYVIRSILMNIVWPINDSFMMGFFSTEEKATAAGIRRAFSTFMRGGGNYVGGLLFGFSLSYPFYATAFLYVVATVIFYAFFIKHNK from the coding sequence ATGCTACAAGGATACAGCAGGGACGCCAGGATACTCATTGCCGCAAATGCCGCAGGCCAGCTCTTCCTGCAGTTCTCGATATTCATAATGCCGTTCTATCTTGCCGTCCTCGGCTACGACATGGCGGCCATGGGGACGTTCTTTTCGATACAGACGTTTACAGGGGGCCTGTTCTTTCTGCTGGCGGGCCATATCTCCCTGAAACTGGGGTACCGAAAGACCCTCATACTCAGCGCCCTCCTCGGTCTGGCCGGAAGGCTCCTCCAGGTGGCGGCCCTCAGCCCGTACGTTCTGGCGCTCGGCTTCTTCCTCGTGGGGGCCAATATGGGGCTCAGGCAGCCGAACTTCACGGCACTCCTCAGCGAGGAAGTCAGCGAGGAACAGAGACACCACGCATTCTCAATAAGCTTCGGCATAGGGACTATTTTCAACGCCCTCGGGGTTCTGATAGCGGGCTTTGCCCCGGACTTCCTGATTCGACTGGGGATGAGCGAGGGAATAGCCTATCGGCTCGTCATATCGCTGGCACTCCTCCAGTTCCTGGTGGTCATCCCAGCACTGCTGGTCATCCATGACGTTCCCGTGAAGAACCCCCGTATAAACTGGAACCGCGAGCTGGTTATCAAGATACTCAAGTTCTCGCTTCCTAGCGCGCTTATAGGCTTCGGCGCAGGAATAACGATACCCTACATGAGCCTCTACTTCAAGCTCCAGTTTGGACAGACTTTAGCGGCTATAAGCGGCATATTCTTCTTCCAGCAACTGGCCATGGGGCTCGGCTCCTTTGTCCTGCCCAGGCTCGTGCACAGGATAGGGCCAGTCAAGGTCATAACATCCTTTCAGAGTGTGGCGGCCTTTCTATTCGGCATATTCCCGTCAATAGAGACGTTTCTGCTGGCGGCCCTACTCTACGTTATCCGCTCAATACTGATGAACATAGTCTGGCCCATAAACGACTCCTTCATGATGGGATTCTTCTCGACGGAAGAGAAAGCAACCGCGGCGGGGATAAGGAGGGCATTCTCAACCTTTATGAGGGGAGGAGGGAACTACGTCGGGGGACTGCTCTTCGGGTTCTCCCTGAGCTACCCGTTCTACGCGACTGCATTCCTCTACGTTGTCGCGACGGTGATATTCTACGCCTTCTTCATCAAGCACAACAAGTGA
- a CDS encoding indolepyruvate oxidoreductase subunit beta: protein MEFNLIITGVGGQGGLTLSRIVGNAAMHEGYNVRIGETLGMSQRYGSVLSYLRFGEGVYSPLIEEGEADLMLALEPAEALRNARFLGKNSYAVVNAYPIHTATTLVGKEKYPRLDEIRDALGRICPVYMRDFQAEADRINPRTLGVLMLGYAHGKGLVPLKKESLYEGIRLTLREKLWEVNFRALDRGIELAKG, encoded by the coding sequence ATGGAGTTCAACCTGATAATCACCGGCGTCGGCGGGCAGGGGGGTTTAACCCTTTCCAGGATAGTGGGAAACGCCGCTATGCATGAGGGCTACAACGTTCGCATAGGTGAAACCCTTGGGATGAGCCAGCGCTACGGTAGCGTTCTCAGCTACCTTCGCTTTGGGGAAGGCGTCTATTCTCCCCTAATCGAGGAGGGGGAAGCGGACCTCATGCTGGCCCTTGAACCGGCGGAGGCTTTAAGGAACGCGCGTTTTCTGGGTAAGAACAGCTATGCCGTCGTAAACGCGTACCCGATACACACCGCGACGACACTCGTCGGAAAGGAGAAGTACCCGCGGCTGGACGAGATAAGGGATGCTCTCGGCAGGATATGCCCCGTTTACATGAGGGACTTCCAGGCAGAGGCCGACAGAATAAACCCCCGCACCCTCGGCGTCCTCATGCTCGGCTATGCCCATGGCAAGGGTCTTGTGCCCCTCAAGAAGGAGTCTCTCTATGAGGGCATAAGGCTCACCCTGAGGGAGAAGCTCTGGGAGGTCAACTTCAGGGCTCTTGATCGGGGAATAGAGCTCGCAAAGGGCTGA
- the lysS gene encoding lysine--tRNA ligase, protein MVHWADYMAEKIIRERGDKEEYVVESGITPSGYVHIGNFREFFTAYIVGHALKDRGKKVRHIHMWDDYDRFRKVPKNVPPEWKEHLTKPVREVPDPWGCHGSYAEHFMAIFEEEVSRLGIEVDFLHAYELYKSGEYAEDVRLALEKRDEIKAVLDRYRERAKQPPLEKDWQPVMIYCPHCRKEADFVSWDGEWKVSYKCPHCGAEGETDIREGNVKLRWRVDWPMRWAHFKVDFEPAGKDHLAAGGSYDTGKDIVELFGWPAPITLMYEFVGIKGQRGKMSGSKGNVILLSDLYEVLEPGIIRFIYAKARPNKELKIDLGLGLLNLYDEFDKVERIYFGLEKAKNLEEEEELKRTYELSMPKVPERLLAQAPFRFLVTLVQMPHLDENGIIRVLQEQGHVPKELSEEDVERIRLRIRLARNWVEKYAPDDVKFSLLEKPPEIELEPEVREAMLEVAGWLETHEKFAVDDLNNTIFDAAKKRGIPSKRWFKVLYNIFIGKDRGPRLAPFLASLDRDFVIKRLRMEA, encoded by the coding sequence ATGGTTCACTGGGCGGATTACATGGCCGAAAAGATAATTCGGGAAAGGGGCGACAAGGAGGAGTATGTGGTAGAGAGCGGGATAACCCCGAGCGGTTACGTTCACATCGGCAATTTCAGGGAGTTCTTTACGGCCTACATCGTGGGCCACGCTCTCAAGGACAGGGGCAAGAAGGTTCGCCACATCCACATGTGGGATGACTACGATAGGTTTAGGAAGGTGCCGAAGAACGTCCCGCCAGAGTGGAAGGAGCACCTTACAAAACCCGTCCGCGAGGTTCCGGATCCCTGGGGCTGCCACGGCAGCTACGCCGAGCACTTCATGGCTATCTTTGAAGAGGAGGTTTCCAGGCTCGGCATCGAGGTGGATTTCCTCCACGCCTACGAGCTCTACAAGTCCGGTGAGTACGCAGAGGATGTCAGGCTGGCACTCGAAAAGAGGGACGAGATAAAGGCCGTCCTCGACAGGTACCGCGAGAGAGCGAAGCAACCGCCCCTCGAAAAGGACTGGCAGCCGGTTATGATATACTGCCCCCACTGCAGGAAGGAGGCCGACTTCGTTTCCTGGGACGGCGAGTGGAAGGTCTCCTACAAGTGCCCTCACTGCGGCGCGGAAGGCGAGACCGACATAAGAGAAGGCAACGTCAAGCTCCGCTGGCGCGTCGACTGGCCGATGCGCTGGGCCCACTTCAAGGTGGACTTTGAGCCGGCAGGAAAAGACCACCTCGCGGCGGGTGGCTCTTACGATACCGGAAAGGACATAGTGGAGCTCTTCGGCTGGCCCGCCCCCATAACGCTCATGTACGAGTTCGTCGGAATAAAGGGCCAGAGGGGCAAGATGAGCGGTTCGAAGGGCAACGTTATCCTCCTCAGTGACCTCTACGAGGTTCTTGAGCCGGGCATAATCCGCTTCATCTACGCGAAGGCGAGGCCCAACAAGGAGCTCAAGATTGACCTCGGTCTCGGACTGCTCAACCTTTACGACGAGTTTGACAAAGTGGAGAGGATATACTTCGGTCTTGAGAAGGCTAAGAATCTGGAGGAAGAGGAGGAACTTAAGAGAACCTATGAACTCTCAATGCCAAAGGTTCCAGAGAGGTTACTGGCTCAGGCTCCCTTCAGGTTCCTTGTTACGCTCGTCCAGATGCCGCACCTCGACGAGAATGGAATAATCCGCGTCCTTCAGGAGCAGGGCCACGTTCCGAAAGAGCTGAGTGAAGAGGACGTTGAGCGCATAAGGCTCCGCATACGCTTGGCTAGAAACTGGGTCGAGAAGTACGCGCCGGACGATGTTAAGTTCAGTCTGCTTGAAAAGCCGCCTGAAATTGAGCTCGAACCCGAGGTCAGGGAGGCGATGCTGGAGGTCGCAGGGTGGCTTGAAACTCACGAAAAGTTTGCCGTCGATGATCTCAACAACACCATCTTTGACGCGGCAAAGAAGCGTGGAATCCCCAGCAAGAGGTGGTTCAAAGTCCTATACAATATCTTCATAGGCAAGGATCGTGGCCCGCGCCTGGCCCCGTTCTTGGCCTCACTGGACAGGGATTTCGTTATAAAACGCCTCCGCATGGAGGCATGA
- a CDS encoding PhoI, producing the protein MEVELERMQVFFPASLEIQEELLKAGFKVPYDKESGRKTPVPVVVSSRAERRLRRDRLLKANDFESDGKFALVLGERATLEMEPTERGFLVLRPKPIQYHLEEMGFVSVPPRIWGTWASFSLPFSAYEKLTEFLNEFGSRETKGLYLASRGSGKRIEVYAYKGRNRKDLGIPVFGYALGLHGLTLADEYLRENAEENGVPEERLRYLKLGLKKRKETRAGLKVGIVWENGKPSEITLKLSTTEPRVRIQGLYGELMGKSRGELTRTDDWYIVVHAEDFVNALNKVMGAFG; encoded by the coding sequence ATGGAGGTTGAGCTGGAGAGGATGCAGGTCTTCTTCCCGGCATCGCTCGAGATACAGGAGGAGCTCCTCAAGGCGGGCTTCAAGGTTCCCTACGACAAAGAGAGCGGAAGGAAGACACCCGTGCCTGTGGTCGTCAGCTCCAGGGCCGAGAGGAGGCTCAGGAGGGACAGGCTGTTAAAGGCAAACGACTTCGAGAGTGACGGAAAGTTCGCGCTGGTTCTGGGTGAGAGAGCAACCCTTGAAATGGAGCCAACCGAGAGGGGGTTTCTCGTACTCAGGCCAAAGCCCATCCAGTATCACTTAGAGGAGATGGGCTTTGTCTCAGTTCCACCCAGGATATGGGGAACGTGGGCGAGCTTTTCGCTTCCGTTCTCGGCCTACGAAAAGCTCACTGAGTTCCTAAACGAGTTCGGGAGCAGAGAAACGAAGGGCCTCTATCTGGCATCGAGGGGCTCCGGGAAGAGGATAGAGGTCTATGCCTACAAGGGGAGGAACAGAAAAGACCTCGGAATCCCCGTTTTCGGCTATGCTTTAGGCCTGCACGGACTGACCTTGGCTGACGAGTACCTCAGGGAGAATGCCGAGGAGAACGGCGTCCCAGAGGAGAGGCTCCGCTATCTCAAGCTCGGTTTGAAGAAGAGGAAGGAGACGCGGGCAGGGCTAAAAGTGGGAATCGTCTGGGAAAATGGAAAACCTAGCGAGATAACGCTCAAGCTCTCAACGACCGAGCCTAGGGTTAGAATCCAGGGGCTCTACGGGGAGCTGATGGGAAAATCGCGTGGGGAGCTCACGAGAACCGATGACTGGTACATCGTCGTCCACGCGGAGGACTTCGTGAACGCACTCAACAAGGTTATGGGAGCCTTCGGGTGA
- a CDS encoding DUF366 family protein, translated as MELLIVKDKRIGYDGSAIQSHWAYRNFGILGNSLIVFRGKCDVKVEEMIDIEDLRQSKEIKSDDMVHYIIEVFDFPNVLLASTLQKLFIAKLCEVLGEYGVKTFRKGDDIYVNGKKLSISIATVSPVSIKIHIGINVEAKGIPEGVEAIGLKEIGITDVEDFMEKTGKALVAEFDKVKKDSLKVRWAQ; from the coding sequence ATGGAGCTGCTCATCGTTAAAGACAAACGCATCGGTTACGACGGCTCGGCCATCCAAAGCCACTGGGCCTATAGGAACTTTGGAATCCTCGGTAACTCGCTTATCGTCTTCCGTGGAAAGTGCGATGTCAAGGTGGAGGAGATGATAGACATTGAAGACCTGCGCCAGAGTAAAGAGATCAAGAGCGATGACATGGTGCACTACATAATCGAGGTCTTCGACTTCCCCAACGTCCTGCTCGCCTCTACCCTTCAGAAGCTCTTCATTGCCAAACTCTGCGAGGTTCTCGGCGAATATGGTGTGAAGACCTTTAGGAAAGGAGACGACATCTACGTCAACGGCAAAAAACTCAGCATATCCATCGCCACGGTCTCACCGGTCAGCATCAAAATCCACATAGGGATAAACGTCGAGGCGAAGGGAATCCCCGAGGGTGTCGAGGCAATTGGCTTGAAAGAGATTGGTATCACCGACGTTGAGGACTTCATGGAGAAGACTGGAAAAGCTCTCGTTGCCGAGTTCGACAAGGTGAAGAAGGACAGCCTGAAGGTTCGGTGGGCTCAGTAG
- a CDS encoding magnesium-dependent phosphatase-1, translating into MKLLILDLDGTLWDHEDASRLIPPYEFHGDYLRDVHGEGLRLFPGVRDFLGWASERFVLSIASWNVEERVRPILEGFGLWGYFVFPKIEFHSDKADMIRRTLREMESAGYEIDHVTYIDDRNIHVDEIKMELPEVHFIHMWVDVKSFEELRKLLQRWGDYDGAAHR; encoded by the coding sequence ATGAAGCTGTTGATCCTTGATCTCGATGGCACCCTCTGGGATCACGAAGATGCCTCACGGCTCATCCCACCATACGAGTTCCACGGTGATTATCTTAGGGATGTCCACGGTGAAGGGCTCCGTCTCTTCCCTGGTGTTCGTGATTTCCTCGGCTGGGCAAGCGAGAGGTTCGTCCTCTCCATTGCCAGCTGGAACGTTGAGGAGAGGGTCAGGCCCATCCTTGAGGGCTTCGGTCTCTGGGGCTACTTCGTTTTTCCAAAGATAGAGTTTCATTCGGATAAGGCTGACATGATAAGGAGAACGCTTAGAGAGATGGAGTCCGCTGGATATGAAATTGACCATGTGACTTACATCGACGACAGGAACATCCACGTCGATGAAATCAAGATGGAGCTTCCGGAGGTTCACTTCATCCACATGTGGGTGGACGTAAAGTCTTTTGAGGAGCTTAGGAAACTACTCCAAAGGTGGGGTGATTATGATGGAGCTGCTCATCGTTAA
- a CDS encoding ribose-phosphate diphosphokinase, producing MFVVGSGAMHLEDELRILGAEVIGVEIKKFPDGEKYVRVLGSADEVTVVQSTFRPQDEHLVELILMADALREKGVQKLRAVVPYLAYSRQDRVTKDGEPVSVRAILRTLAVYYDELYVFDLHNPETLRLFPGKAVNVSPAGAIADYFGEKLGEGVVLAPDKGALMRAKAVAERLGLEYSHFHKVRISPTEVQMKPVDVDVKGKNVLIVDDIISTGGTMIRAANLLKNMGAEKVFVAATHGVFAEGAIERVGKAVDELAVTNTIPTPVSKISIVPDILKL from the coding sequence ATGTTCGTGGTTGGAAGTGGTGCCATGCACTTGGAAGACGAGCTCAGGATCCTCGGCGCTGAGGTTATTGGGGTCGAGATAAAGAAGTTCCCTGACGGGGAGAAGTACGTTCGTGTCCTGGGTTCAGCCGACGAGGTGACCGTTGTCCAGTCCACCTTCAGGCCCCAGGACGAACATCTGGTCGAGCTGATTCTCATGGCGGACGCGCTGCGTGAGAAGGGAGTTCAAAAGCTCAGGGCTGTTGTCCCATACCTCGCTTATTCCAGACAGGACAGGGTTACGAAAGACGGGGAGCCTGTGAGTGTTAGGGCGATACTTAGAACCCTTGCCGTTTACTACGATGAGCTCTACGTCTTCGATCTTCACAATCCTGAGACCCTCAGGCTCTTCCCAGGCAAGGCAGTCAATGTTTCCCCTGCCGGGGCCATAGCGGACTATTTCGGAGAGAAGCTTGGTGAGGGCGTTGTTCTCGCCCCTGACAAAGGGGCTCTGATGAGGGCAAAGGCTGTCGCCGAAAGGCTGGGCCTTGAGTACAGCCACTTCCACAAGGTCCGCATCTCCCCGACAGAGGTGCAGATGAAGCCGGTTGATGTTGACGTTAAGGGAAAGAACGTGCTCATAGTTGATGACATCATAAGCACCGGTGGGACTATGATCAGGGCGGCAAACCTGCTCAAGAACATGGGTGCGGAGAAAGTTTTCGTGGCGGCAACGCACGGTGTCTTTGCTGAAGGCGCTATAGAGCGCGTTGGTAAGGCCGTTGACGAGCTGGCGGTTACCAACACGATACCGACGCCTGTTTCGAAGATAAGCATAGTGCCGGACATCCTAAAACTCTGA
- a CDS encoding DUF1614 domain-containing protein → MSRRSLIVPPVSLPVLLVMFVVFVAVFVVFSSIVMAAFEKLGIPPEVAYPLFLFALIGSFINIPIAEETSYEPVLAVREVRFFGISYPVPYVDWSERRVIIAINVGGALVPLSIVLYEVFRLIYMANFSLLFNTLVAVAIAAMFSHAFAKPVKGLGIAMPMFFPPLIAVVLGWLLGNGNPTLVAYVSGTMGVLIGADIMNWNRIKNLGAPMVSIGGAGTFDGIFLAGVIAVLLT, encoded by the coding sequence ATGAGCAGGCGTAGTCTGATAGTACCCCCCGTTTCGCTGCCCGTTCTGCTCGTAATGTTCGTCGTGTTCGTTGCGGTCTTTGTCGTGTTCTCCAGCATAGTCATGGCCGCCTTTGAAAAGCTTGGGATTCCTCCGGAGGTCGCTTACCCCCTGTTTCTGTTTGCCCTTATTGGGAGTTTTATAAACATCCCGATAGCTGAGGAGACCTCCTATGAGCCGGTTCTGGCAGTCAGGGAGGTGAGGTTCTTCGGCATCTCGTATCCCGTCCCCTACGTTGACTGGAGTGAAAGGAGAGTCATCATAGCCATTAACGTTGGCGGTGCCCTGGTGCCCCTGAGCATAGTTCTGTACGAGGTGTTCAGACTCATCTATATGGCCAACTTCTCCCTCCTCTTCAACACCCTGGTTGCGGTCGCAATAGCTGCCATGTTCAGCCACGCATTTGCAAAGCCCGTGAAGGGTCTGGGAATTGCAATGCCGATGTTCTTCCCCCCGCTCATAGCGGTTGTTCTGGGATGGCTCCTGGGCAATGGGAACCCGACCCTTGTAGCCTACGTGAGCGGGACGATGGGCGTTCTCATAGGTGCGGACATCATGAACTGGAACCGGATCAAAAACCTCGGGGCCCCAATGGTGAGCATAGGCGGCGCCGGCACCTTCGATGGCATCTTCCTCGCTGGTGTAATTGCCGTTCTTCTGACATAA
- a CDS encoding ASCH domain-containing protein has protein sequence MRTDGRNPRKGLIVREPFATLLVEGRKVWEIRKSRTKFRGEVLILSGGKALGKAELVDVLGPFTPEELAEHRDKHLVDQEFLREYSAGKPLYAWVFRNARKFERPVDVNIARGAQIWANVVVEDEQA, from the coding sequence ATGCGCACGGATGGAAGGAACCCCAGGAAGGGCCTGATAGTCCGGGAGCCATTTGCGACCCTCCTCGTGGAGGGTAGGAAGGTCTGGGAAATCCGCAAGTCCCGGACGAAGTTCAGGGGGGAGGTCTTGATACTCAGCGGAGGGAAGGCACTGGGAAAGGCCGAGCTGGTGGATGTTCTCGGGCCGTTCACTCCTGAAGAGCTTGCGGAGCACAGGGACAAGCACCTTGTCGATCAGGAGTTCCTCAGGGAGTACTCGGCAGGAAAGCCGCTGTACGCTTGGGTCTTCAGAAACGCTCGGAAGTTTGAAAGGCCAGTGGATGTTAATATTGCCAGAGGTGCCCAGATATGGGCGAACGTGGTGGTAGAGGATGAGCAGGCGTAG
- a CDS encoding MBL fold metallo-hydrolase — protein sequence MKIIWYGHACFWIETKGVRLLIDPYPEVDDDRIGDVDYILITHEHTDHYGKVELLSRLRDATVIGPPTVYMMAVSDGITRAREIEENQTLELENGVKVTAVYMEHPSSQYPVGYLVEGDKRLFHTGDTYSTPVLQRLRGKVDVLMVPISGRSTANEREAAQIIEDIRPRVVIPMHYGVYGTGSVEKLQEELKKRRIWVMVRPMALYEELTL from the coding sequence ATGAAGATTATCTGGTATGGGCACGCATGCTTCTGGATCGAGACCAAAGGTGTGAGGCTCCTAATAGACCCGTACCCAGAGGTTGACGATGACAGGATAGGCGATGTCGACTACATTCTGATAACCCATGAGCACACAGACCATTATGGGAAGGTGGAGCTCCTCTCCAGGCTCAGGGACGCCACAGTCATAGGACCCCCAACAGTTTACATGATGGCCGTAAGCGACGGCATAACCAGAGCCAGGGAAATAGAAGAGAACCAGACTCTGGAGCTGGAAAACGGCGTTAAAGTCACCGCGGTCTACATGGAGCACCCCTCCAGCCAGTACCCTGTGGGCTACCTGGTAGAGGGCGACAAGAGGCTGTTCCATACGGGCGACACGTACTCCACCCCGGTACTTCAGCGGCTTCGGGGAAAGGTGGACGTTCTGATGGTCCCTATAAGCGGCCGCTCGACTGCCAACGAACGCGAGGCGGCGCAGATCATTGAAGACATCAGGCCAAGGGTCGTGATACCCATGCACTATGGTGTCTACGGTACTGGGAGCGTTGAAAAGCTCCAGGAAGAGCTCAAAAAGCGCCGCATATGGGTGATGGTCAGGCCCATGGCCCTGTACGAGGAGCTCACGCTGTAG
- the radB gene encoding DNA repair and recombination protein RadB: MLTTGVKSLDELLGGGIGEGVLTQVYGSFATGKTTLAVQIGLLSGGRVAYIDTEGGFSPERLGQIAEARGLDPEDALSRFILFTPADFKEQRRVIGNLKKVVDRGFSLVVVDSITAHYRVEEHRRNLTAELGKQLQVLLWIARKNDIPVIVINQVHFDSRVERMKPVAEHTLGYRTKDILRLDRLSSPGLRVAILERHRFRPEGGMVYFRITEKGIEEAINGAKKITP, from the coding sequence ATGCTCACCACCGGTGTAAAATCACTGGACGAGCTCCTCGGAGGGGGAATAGGGGAGGGAGTTCTCACCCAGGTTTACGGGAGCTTTGCTACGGGCAAAACAACTCTCGCGGTTCAAATCGGCCTGCTAAGCGGGGGAAGAGTGGCGTACATAGACACCGAGGGCGGATTCTCCCCGGAAAGGCTGGGCCAGATTGCAGAGGCGAGGGGCCTTGACCCTGAAGATGCTCTCAGCAGGTTCATTCTCTTTACCCCCGCGGACTTCAAGGAGCAACGGCGGGTAATAGGCAACCTGAAGAAGGTTGTTGACAGGGGATTTTCCCTCGTGGTTGTGGATTCCATAACCGCCCACTACAGGGTCGAGGAGCACAGGAGGAACCTGACGGCGGAGCTCGGCAAACAGCTCCAGGTTCTCCTCTGGATAGCCAGAAAGAACGACATCCCTGTAATAGTCATCAACCAGGTTCACTTCGACAGCAGGGTGGAGAGAATGAAGCCCGTCGCCGAGCACACGCTCGGCTACCGCACTAAAGACATCCTCCGCCTCGACAGGCTCAGCAGTCCAGGCCTGAGGGTGGCTATCCTAGAGAGACACCGCTTTAGACCCGAGGGAGGGATGGTGTACTTCAGGATAACGGAGAAAGGGATCGAGGAAGCCATCAACGGGGCAAAGAAGATAACGCCCTAA